gtttggttggccaaacaaggCATTTCGAGGATCTAGCTCGAGCCCCAGCCCGATACAGTATCGACGGCCAGAAGTGGGCCAAACTTCTCAATCTTTTCATCCTACTGTCCTGCTTTTAATCGAACTACTCAATATTCCCAACCCACTCCATGTCAAGTGACAACAGCTGCTCCACCACCTCGACCAGCAATGAGCCAAGCAAGCCAAGTCTCTCCCCTAACCACTCCACCTAACAGATGCTTTGTGTGTAACAAGCCGGGACACATGGCGAGGGAGTGCGCCAGCCGAAGATACAATTTCCACCCACCATACCAGTCAGCAGCCAGACCCTTCCAGCCCCAAGGCAATCGGACACAAGGGAAAGTGTTCGCGTTGACTAATAAAGAAGCGGAGGTGAATCTGGAAGTGATGACAAGTACCTTTCTCACCATGCCGCCAGTCATTACATATGATAAaactatgtatatatataatatgttaTTTATtacattggcatggcaccatacgAAGCCTTGTATGGCAGAAGGTGCCGCACGccattatattgggacgaagtcggAGAACAGAAGTATCTAGGTCCCGAGTTGTTACAAGaaacttgtgagaaggtggacatGATCAGAGAAAAGACCAGAGCAGCTCAGTCTAGACAAAAGAGCTATGCCAACAATGGAAGGAAGGACACCGAGTTTGGGGTTGGCGAGAAGGTATTCCACCGAGTTTCTCCAGCAAAAGGCCTGATGCGGTTCAATAAGAAGGGGAAACTAAGCCCAAGGTACATTGGAGCATATGAAATTTTGAAGAGAATTGGACCGATAGCATACAGATTGGCCCTATCGCCATCTTTGGAGGGCGTCGACAATGTATTCCATGTGGCGATGTTAaagaaatacatcaacaacccgacgcATGTGCTCTCCACAGAACTGGAGCAGCTTGATGTCGATATAATTTATGAGGAACAACCAagagagatattggatagaaaggaacataaACTTTGCTACCGCATAGTTGCGTTTGTTAAAGTTCGATGAGGAAATCACCCTCCTGAGGAAGCATCTTAGGagcgtgaggaagaaatacgtgaaaaatatcctcaactctttggacAACATGGTatgccaattttgaggatgaaatttctattAGGAGGGGAGAATGTTAAGCCTaccccaatctaactgaaaccCTGCTTGTAGAACCAGAGCCTGAGGTCACTCACTCAAGTACTTTGTGGTGTATCACTCTTGCAATTAAGATCAGTGAGGAGCCCCCACTGATGGCATCCTACTTACTAGTAAGAAGGTGGATTCCATCACCATACAACTGCTCAGTCCACCACCTGATCTACAACTTCAACTCCAGGTAATTACTCCATAATATACATCTGGGGGCCATGCCCACATTCATACCTGTTTTACCTTGATAAATGTGTGGGGGAAGGTGCCCATGTGAAAGCCCCAGCCCTGGTGTTGAGCTAATGAAAAATCACCAAAAGTTGCATTCTCtactctaggcgatgcacccaaaacacctagtgcaagtcccagagttGCAGAATCATGTGTTTTCATTCCAGACTTGTGGGAACACTATTCATTGCTTGTGGAATCTCTCAATACATCCCCTAGGACATGTAATAACCATTCCCCAGCCTTgaatccatgtgggccccacctacaTAGCCATATACATAAAGAAACTAGAAGCAGCTAGGGATAGAATGTGTTTCTATTAAGACAACCcttgccaaacaggccttagctACCCAAGGCCTATGAATAGGTGGTTCATTCTTAAAATTCATTTCCTACTGTTCAA
The nucleotide sequence above comes from Telopea speciosissima isolate NSW1024214 ecotype Mountain lineage chromosome 3, Tspe_v1, whole genome shotgun sequence. Encoded proteins:
- the LOC122655205 gene encoding uncharacterized protein LOC122655205, whose protein sequence is MAPYEALYGRRCRTPLYWDEVGEQKYLGPELLQETCEKVDMIREKTRAAQSRQKSYANNGRKDTEFGVGEKVFHRVSPAKGLMRFNKKGKLSPRYIGAYEILKRIGPIAYRLALSPSLEGVDNVFHVAMLKKYINNPTHVLSTELEQLDVDIIYEEQPREILDRKEHKLCYRIVAFVKVR